ACGCGGACCAGCTCCCGGAACGTCATCTCGCCCTCGCCGTCGACCACCACGTCCACCGCCGGGTGCTCACGCAGCACCCGGGCGCCCTGGTGGGCGACGTGGTTGCCGCCGAAGACCACACACCCGTCCGGGCGCAACTGCTTGTACGTCTCGGCCAGCGCCCCGAAGGCGCGGTAGTTCCAGCCGAGCACGGAACAGGCGAGCACGTCCGGCGGCGGGGCGGCGAAGAGGCTGGCGGCCATCCGGATCAGCGGCACGCCGCCGCGGAAGTTGTGGATCCGGACGTCCGTCTCCGCGCTCAGGTCGCGGTCGGCCGCCAGGACGGCGCGCAGGTAGCCGGCCGCGAGCGGCATCGACTCCAGCGGCGTGTCCCAGGCGCCCTGCTGGAGCAGGCCGATGCTCAGCACGACCGCTCCCCGCTCGGGCGTACCCCGTCCGGCCACGCCGGTCCGTCGGCGTGGACCGGGTCGCCGGTCTCCGGCCGCGGCCCGAGCAGTGACCACCGGTCGGTGTCCCGCGCGGAGACGCGGACCGGCAACCGGCCGCGGAACTCCGCCGCGATCGTCCGCGCCAGCGCCCCCAGCCAGGGCCGGACGGTGGCCCATCCACCCGCGTCGAGCAGCACCGGCGGGCCGGCGGCGGCGGCGAGGTCGCCGGCGAGGTAGGCGTCCACCCCGCAGGCGGTGGCCGCCTCGACGAACCGCCCGCCCGCCCCCGCGCAGACCGCCACCGTCCGCAGCGGACGGCGGGCGTCGCCGGCCACCCGGACGGCGCCGCCCCAGCGGCCCGCCAGCTCCCCGGCCGACATCGCCCGGGGCAGCTCACCCACCCGCCCGTGTCCGTGCCCGTCGGGCAGCTCGGCCAGTTCGAACAGGTAACACGCGGGCTCCTCGTACGGGTGGGCGTCCCGCGCCGCGGCCAGGACCTCGGCCCGGCGGCTCCGCGGCAGCGTCATCTCCACCCGGGCCTCCGGGGCGAGGCTCACCTGGCCCACCGTCCCGGCCGCCGGTCGCGCCCCCACGGCCGGCACGAACGTGCCGGTGCCCGCGGTCCACCAGGCGCACCGGCGGTAGTCACCGATCACCCCGGCCCCGGCCGCGGCAGCCGCGTCGATCAGCCGCTCCACCCCGCTCAGCGGCACGAACACGACGAGCACGTCCCGCCGGCGGGGGACCGGCACCAGCGGCTCGGTGGGGCCGAGCCCGAGTACGGCGGCGAGCGCGTCGGACACCCCGGGCCGGGCCACCGCCGCGTTGCTGTGCGCGGTGTAGAGCGCGAGGCCGGCCGCCTCGGCGTGAGCCACCGTGTCCGGCGTGGGCGGGCGGTGCGTCACCAGCAGGTCGGCGCCCTCGGCCCGGGCCTCGTGGACCGTCGCGGCGACCGCGTCCACCGCCAGCAGCACCCGCCGGAGCGGGCTGTCCGGCCGTCCGGCGAGCAGGCCGACCCGGTCGGCCGGATCGGCGAGGTCGGTGGGATGACGTCGGTCCAGCAGGTCGACCGCGTCGTGCACGGTGGCCGGGCCGCTCACCGCAGCGCTTTCGCCAGGTCCCCGGCCGGGTCGTCGAAGACCAGCACCGTGCTCAGCACGCCCCGGCCCGAGGCGATGACGGCCCGGACGTCCTCCGGCGAGCGGGCGTGTGCCACCCGGATCCGGGCCGACGGCGACGCGTAGTCGGCAAGCACCACCACGGTCTTCGTCACCGGCGCCCGGCGGATCGCCTCGACGGCCGAGGCGAGGTCACTGAAGGTCATCTCCACCAGCACGCAGGCCAGCCCGCCGGCCAGGTAGCAGGACAGCTCGGCGAGGAACTGCCGCTTGCTCTGCCCGTGCCGTCCCGGCAACCCGGACAGGTACGCCAGCCCCGACTCGAACGGGTACGGGCGCAGATGGGCGGTGACCGCGCCGGCGGCGGCGACCGCGACCGGCACGCCCGGCACCAGCTCCAGCGTCCGATGGGTCAGGCCCACCCCGTCGAGCACGTCCAGGGTGTCCGGGTTGCCCTCGACGAGCAGCGCCACCTCGTCCACGCCGGCGCGTTGCAACGCGGTGAGCGCCGCGTCGGCGCCCCGGATGGTCCGGTCGTAGTCGGTGATGTCGTAGGGCACCACGTGCCGGGTCGCGCCGGCGGGCAGTCGCAACCCGGCCGCCGGCAGCGTGGTGTCGAAGGTCCAGTCGGTGGCCACCACCGCCCGCGCCCGGCTCAGCGCCGCCCGCAGCTCCTCGCCGGTGCCGTACAGCCTCGGGCCGACGCCGAGCGCGGCGACCCGCTGCGGCGGCAGGCCCGCCTCGGGTCGCCCGGTCTGCCGGCGGCGGATCGCCGCCGCCCGGTCCGCGACGAACCGGCGCGGGGTGAGGAAGTGCACCTCCTGCGGCGCGTCCGTGCTCGACAGGTGGCTGTCGGTGGCCCGGGCCAGCGCGGCGGCCGGCCCGGCGGCCGGCCCGACCAGCGCCACCGGCCGCGCCAGGCGCAGCGCGTCGGCGGCGGTGCGATGGCCGGGCGTGAGCCGGTCCGCCCGCAGCGCCACGAAGCCGGCCGAGACCGGGGACACCGGGTACGGCTGCCCGTGCGCCGTCACGGTGATCCGGTCGCGGACCTCCACCGCGGCCCGGAACACGGTGATCCCGGTGAGGTCCGGCGGCCGTCGCGTCGTCGCCGGCCGGGACTCGGTGGCCACGGTCCGGCGTGTCGGGGTGTCGGTCATGGCCGGCTCAGGACGCCAGCTCGACCAACCGGGACACCACGGCGGCCGGCGGCGGCATGCCCGCCATCTCGTCCCGCACCTCGGCCGCGGCGTCGTGCAGCTTCTCGTCGCCGAGGACCCCGTCGAGCAGGTCGGCGTCGACCTCGTCGGCCGTCGCCGTGACCCCGACGCCACGCTCGCGGACCGCGTCGGCCTGGATGTAGCTGGGCGCGCCGGAGGGCACGACGAGCTGCGCCACGCCGGCGTCCAGCGCGGCCAGGATGGAACCGGCGCCGCCGTGGTGCACGATGAGCCGGCAGGTGCCGAGCAGGGCTCGCAGCGGCAGCCAGTCACGCACCACCCGGACGTTGTCCGGCACGTCGTCGGCGGGTTCGTCGATCCCGCTGAGCAGGACGACGAACTCGGCGTCGACGCCCGCCGCGGCGGCGTACAGCCCGGACAGCAGTTGCGCCATCTTCGGCGCCATGATGTTCGTGCCGATGGTGACCGCGACCCGCGGCCGGTCCGTGGGCACGGTCAGGTCGACCGGCAGCACGCCACCGCCGTTGTACGGCACGTACCGCATCGGCCAGGCGCCCGGGTGGGCGACCACCATGCTCGGCGGGGCGACGTCGAGCAGGGCCCGCCGCTCCGGCAGGCCGGTCAGGCCGTACGCCGTGAAGGTCTCCGGGACGAGCTGGTCGAGCCGCTCGTAGAAGTCGCCGGTGCGCAGCAGGCTCGACCCGTGCTCGACGGCGGGCACGCCGAGCGTCGCCGCGGCCAGCGGGCCGCCGCCCTGGAGCTGGGAGTGCACCACGAGATCGGGGCGCCAGCGACCGGCCACCTCGATCATGCGGTCGACGTACTGCCGGGTCGCCTCGATCAGCAGCACCATGCCGTCGTCGATGCGGGTGGCCCGCTGGGCCACGATGTCCGGGCGGGTGGCGTTGATCTGGGCCAGCGAGGGGCAGCGCCCGTCCGGGTCGAAGTCGACCACGTCCAGCCCGGACGACGCGACCGACAGCGCCGGGCCGGTGGTGGCGACCGCCACGTCGTGGCCGGCGGCCCGCAGCGCCCAGGCCAGCGGCACCATCGGGTAGAGGTGGCTGGCCAGGGGGGTGGACAGGAACAGCACGCGCACGGCGGTCTCCTCACCGGGTCAGAGTGACGGGCAGGTACTGGAATCCGCGCAGGTTGTGCCCGGGGCGTCGGCGGGCGGTGCCGGCCGCGGCGACGGTCGTGCCGGTGGCGCCCAGGACGCGCAGCACCTCGCCGAGCACGAGACGGCCGAGGTGGGCGCCGAGGCAGTAGTGCACCCCGCCGCCGAAGGAGAGCGAGGGTCCTTCGTCGCGGGCGAGGTCGAGCCGGTCGGGGTCGGTGTAGTGGGACGGGTCCCGGTTGGCCGCGCCCTGCACACCGATGACGATCTGGCCGGGCGTGAGGTCGACGCCGGCGATCGTGCACGGCTCCAGGGCGGTCCGCGGGTTGAGGTTGAGGGGCGGGTCCCAGCGGGCCAGTTCCTCCACCGCGCGGGGCAGCAGCGCGGGCGGCAGGTCGCGCAGCGCGTCGAGCTGCCCAGGGTTGGTCAGCAGCGCGTACATGGCGTTGCTGAGCAGGTTGACCAGGGTGTCGCTGCCGGCGTTGAGCAGGTTGGCCGAGGCGGCCACCACCTCGATCCGCTCCAGCGAGCCGTCGTCGAGCGCGCCCGCGAGGCGGCTCACCACGTCCGGGCCCGGTTCGCGGCGCCGGTCGTCGACCAGGTCGCCGAAGTAGTCGGCCATGTCGATCACCGCCTCGGCGGCGGCCGGCAGGTCGGTGCTGGCGGTCATCGGGTCGAAGACCTTCATCGACTCGGGCGACAGCCGGGCCAGCTCGGGCCGGTCGGGCTCGGGCACGCCGAGCATGTCCCCGACCACGCCGGTGCCCAACGGCGAGGCGAACGCCCGGACCCAGTCCACCTCGGACCCGCCGGTCAGCTCGTCGAGGAGCCGTTCGATCCGGGTGACGATCCGGGCCCGCAGCTCCTCCACGTGGCGGGGGGTGAACGCGGCGGCGACCGGGCGGCGCATCCGGGTGTGCAGCGGCGGGTTGGCGAAGACCATGGTGCGCTTCCAGAGCGCCATCACCGGCTCGACCAGCTGCGGTGGCAGGTCGGTGAGGTGCTGCACCGACTCGTCGCCGCGGCCCAGGGCGCGGTGCCGCAGGGCGAGGTCCACGTCGTCGTAACGGGTGAGCACGACCATCCCGGTGGTGGTCGTGAAGACCGGCGCGTGTTCGTGCAGCCAGTGGTACTGCGCGATGGGCTCGTCGTCCGCGGGACTGTCGAGGAAGCCGAGGAAGACCTGCTCGGCGGCGACGTTCCCAGTGATGGCGTCGGGGCGGATGCTCACGGCGCAACTCCTGCCTGTCGAGAGCCGTTCGAGGAGCCTAACTATCGAAACATATAGTGTCAACGAGGTCCGGTCGGGACCGTCGGCTGTCGGGGCGCGTACCGCCGGTCGGCCTCCCGGTAGTCCGCCAGGCTCCCGCCGACGTCGCACCACCAGCCGGTCACCTCGGTGCAGCGCAGCCGGCCGCGGCGGGCGTACCGGCGGTTGAGCTCCCAGATCTCGGTCTCGCCGCGCGCCGACGGGCGCAGCGCGCGGATCTCGTCGAAGACGTCCCGTCGGTAGAGGTAGACCCCGAGTTCCATCAGCCCGGGCCGGTGCCGGTGCGGGTCCTTGTCGCCCAGGTCGAGCACCCGGCCCTCGGCCACGCGCAGCGGTGTGTGGCCGGCGGTGTCCGGCACCCGGGTGGCGAGCAGCCGGGCGCCGTCGGGCTGGTCGAGGAAGTCGGCGACGGCCCCGGTCAGGTCCGCCTCCAGCAGCAGGTCACCGCAGATCACCACGATCGGCCGGTCGCCGACGTGCGGCTCGACCTGGGCGATCGCCGAGGGCATGCCCAGGCCGGTCGGCGGCTGCCAGACGTACGCGAGGCTGCGCAGACCCAGGTCGCGACCGTCGCGCAGCGTGCCCAGGAACGCGTCGGCGTGCCGGTCGTCGATCACCGCCAGCACGTCGCGTACGCCGGCGGCGGTCAACTGGTCGATCACCCGCGCGGCCAACGGCCGCCCGCCGACGGGCAGCAACTGCTTGCTCGTCCGGTCGGTGAGCGGGGCGAGTCGGGTGCCGCGACCGCCGGCGAGGAGCACGCCGACCGGGGTCGGATCGGGGCGTGGAGGAGTGGGCACGGGGCTTCCCCTTTCCGCGGCCGGACCCGAAGCGGTCCTGAGTAGACGCTTGAAGAACAACTAGCACAGGGTGGCTCCACGTGACTAGAGTGAAGCTGTCCGTCGCGGCCAGGCCGCGGTCGCGCCGCCGGTCCACGTCCGGCGCCCGACGACCCTTTCTGCGGCCCGGTGGCCGCGTCCACGCCGACGAGCAGGGGAGACCATGACCATGCCGGTGCCCGACCGGGCGAGCGTCATCGAGCAGCAACGGCAGACCTGGGATTCGGTGAGCGAGGGCTGGCAGGCCTGGCGGGAGAGCTTCGAGCGCGGCGGCGCGCCGGTGACCCGCGGGCTGTTGGACGCGGCCGACCTGCGACCCGGCGACCGGGTCCTCGACGTGGGCAGTGGCTGCGGCGAGCCGGCCCTGTCCGCCGCGCGGATCGTCGGCCGGGACGGACAGGTGCTCGGCCTCGACATCTCCCCGGCGATGATCGAGATTGCCCGTCGCCGTGCCGTCGAGCTGCCGCAGGCCCGCTTCGAGGTCGGTGACCTCGCCGACCTCGACCTGCCGGAGCACTCGTTCGACGCGGTGCTCAGCCGCTGGGCGCTGATGTTCCTGCCGGACCGGGCCGCCGCGCTGCGCGCGCTGCGCCGTCTCCTGACGCCCGGCGGGCGGCTGGCCGCCGCCGTCTGGGGTCCCGCCGACGAGGCACCGGCCGTGGGCCTGGCGTTCCGCGCCATCGTGCCCGTCGTCCAGGGCTCCACGCCACCGCCACCGCCACCGCCGGACGCGCCGGGCCCGTACGCGATGTCCGATCCGGAGCGTTGCCACGCGGAGCTGACCGAGGCCGGCTTCGTCGACGTGCGCGTCGAGCGGTTCCGGGCCCCGTTCTGGCTCGAGTCGCCGGAGACGTTCGTCGCCTACACCAAGGCGATGCTGCCCGCTCCGGTCCTGGCGATGCTGCGCGACCGGCTCGGCTCGGCCGACGACCCGCGACTCTGGGCCGAGGTGGCCCGGCTGGCCGGGGAGCACGTGGCGGCCGACGGCACCGTCCAGCTTCCCTCCACCGTGTTGCTGCTCAGCGCGGTGGCCGACAAGTCGTCCTGACCGTCCGGCCGGCGCCGCCGTGCCCGGCCCGGTCCCGCCGCCCCGGTGGCCGCCCGGCCGCCCCACCCCTTCCGGAGGTCGAGATGAACTCGCAGGCTGTCCGAGCGCAACAGATCACCGAGTGGACGCTGTGCGCCGGGGCGTGGCGGGACCACCGTGCCAACTTCGTCGAACCGGGTCGCCCGATCACCGAGGCCATGGTGCGCCTGGCCGACCTGCGGCCGGGCGAGCGCGTGCTCGACCTGGCGTGCGGGGTCGGCAACCCGGCGCTCGACGTCGCCGCGCGGGTCGGGGCGGGTGGGCACGTGCTCGGCCTCGACCTGGTCGAGGCCATGGTGGACGGCGCCCGGTCGGTGGCGGCCGGGCTGGACGTCGGCAACGTGGAGTTCCGCGTGATCCCGGACGAGACAACCCTCGGGGTGCCGGACGGGAGCTTCGACGCCGCCACCTGCCGGGCCGGCCTGCAGTACATGCCGGACCGGGCGGGCGCGATGGAGGCGGTGCGGCGGGCGTTGCGTCCCGGTGGGCGGTTCGTGGCCATGACCCTCGGCGCCGCCGAACGCTGCATGCCTTTCCAGCTCACCAACGGCATCGTCAGCCGGCACGTGCCGCTGCCCGAGAAGGCGCCGGACGACGACTCCGGCCCGGTCGGCCTCTCCTCGCTGAAGGAGCTGGTCCACCTGTTCACCGAGGCGGGTTTCGTGGACCTGCGGACCGAGGTCTTCGAGTCGCCGATCTTCGAGGCGGCGGACCCGGCCTCGGCCTGGGAGTTCTTCGCCCGGACGGCGGGCCCGTTCATCCCGCTGCTCGAATCGCTGCCGCCCGAGACCCGGCGGGCGATCCACGAGGACGCGGTACGCACCTTCGGCGCCGCCTTCCCGGACGGGCCGGTCCGCCCGACCGGTGAGGTCCTGGTGGTCTGCGGACGGCGGCCGGATTGAGCGCCCACCTTCCGCTGAGCGACGCATCAGTTTAATATCGGGTAGCGATTTGGGTTCGTCCATGCCTCCGCGGCAGCGGCGACCGCCACCGGCGCGGCGCCGACGCTGCCCTCCGACGAGCGGGAGAAGCCGTGCTCACAGCAGTCCACAATCGTCGATTCCTTGTCCGGTTGGCGGCGGTCCTGACCATCGCGGCCGTGGTGCTCGCGCTGTCGGACCAACCCCGCGTCCAAGCCGCCCCGGTCGACCTGCTCACCTCCAGTGTGGTCGGCACCGACGGGCGCACCTACACGGCGACCAACCATCTGGTCCGCGAGGCCCGGCCGTCTCGGCACCACACCCCGAAGGAGTGGCTGCTCGCCTGGGCCGGCGACGAGACACCGTCCGGCTCGGCCGCGTCCGCCACGTCGACAGGCGCGCACCACGCGGCCGTCGGCACCACCGGCGACCCCGACTTCCTGGCCGTCATCGACGTCACCAAGGGCTCGCCCGACTACGGCAAGGTGGTCAACACCGTCACCATGTCGCCGGTGACCGGCAACGAGCCGCACCACCTCCAGTACATCTGGCACAAGGGTCAGCGGCTCTTCGCGCACGGCATCTTCAGTGACATCACCTACGTGCTCGACGCCAGCAGGCTTCCGCAGATCAAGCTCGTCGGCATCAACCTGTCCGCCGACACCCCCTGCGGCTCCCTGCCCGACGCCTCCTGGGTGCTCGACGACGGCACCGCGTACGTCAGCTACATGGGCGGTCCGGACGTCGCCGGGCCCTGCCGATATCCCAACGGGGAGGTCCGCAACGGCAACGGTTTCGGCGGGACGCCGGGCGAGGTGGTCCGGATCGGGCCGGACGGGCGCACCCTGGCCGAGATCCCGGCGGACCGGCCGGAGGGGGACAGCACCGGCACCTGCGGAAGCAAACCGCAGGTGACCCCGGCGACCTGCGCCAACCCGCACGGCATCCAGGTCCGGGAGGACCTCGACCTGATGGTGGTGAGCGACTTCGCCGAGGCGCGCAACTACCTCGACCCGACGAGCGAGGTGGTCGATCCCTACCTGCTCCGGGACACGATCCGGACCTTCGACATCAAGAACCGCAACGCGCCCCGACTGCGCTCCGTCTCACACCTGCCGGAGGGGCCTCGCGTCGACCAGCTCCCGGCCTTCTCCGAGCCCCGGATGGTGATGGAGAACGCCGTCACCCACAAGCGCCGGCACAAGGGTGTCTTCGCCTCCACCATGGCCGGTGGCGCGATCTTCTACACGCCGGACATCACCGTCAAGAACCCGCAGTGGCGGGAGATCTTCGACGACACCACCGCGTACCGTGCCTTCGACACCACCGGGCTGCTCACCGGCTCGAACTCCGGCGGGAGCTGGCTGCAGGTGAGTCTCGACGACCGGTTCCTGTTCCACGCCGTGATGGGCTCCGACCCGCGCCAGCCACGGGACGTCAACAGCGGGATGCTCTACGTCCTGGACATTCAGAAGCTGCTGGCGGCCGGTCGCGACGTCCGCTGCAAGATCGACACGGTGGCCGAGGTGAGCACCGGCGGCGTCGAGCCGGACTGCCCGGCGTTGATGGGCGTCGTGCCGCTGCGCGACGCGGTGTCGCCACTTGTCGGCGTCGGCCCGCACTGGGGCGCCGTCGACAACTTCGGTCCGACGCCGGGCCGCGGCGGCAAGCTGCGCGAACAGGAGCGGATCGACCGGGTTGCCACCTCCAACTACTTCGTGGGCCAGTCGGGGATCGACGGCGACCACCGGGTCTGCCTCATCGACATCGCGCGGAACGGCCGGCCGACGCTTGACAGCACGTTCCGCGACGAATACTCCGACCTGCCCTGCGTCAGCTTCAACCGGGCCCAGTGGCCGCACGGCGCGACCGGAAACGCCCGACCCCACGGGGTCCTGTTCGTCGTCGCCGATGCCGACCTCCACTGAGCCGGCGGGCCGGCGCGCCCGCCGGCTCGCGTCCGGGCTGCTCGTCGTCGCCGCCGTCCTGACCACTGTCACCGCGGCGTCCGCGCCGGCGACCGCCGAGCCGGTCGGGCTGCCGGTGCTGCGGCAGGTGGACCTCGGTGAGCCCGGGGCCGTGCTGGTCGTGCCCGGCCGGCCGGGGCGCAACCTGGTGCGCGTCCCGGCCGAGGGGTGGAGCGTCGGCGCCACCCCCGACCGCCTCGTGCCGGCCACCACCCGTCCCGGCACCGAGGGCGCCTGGGCGGCCGTGGAACTGGCCGCGGGACACCGCCAACTCTGGGTCGGCCGGGCCGGGCGGACCATGGCGCTCACCGTGCCCGTCGGCACCGGGCCCCGCGCCCCCGACGAGCTGACCGGCCCCGACGGGCCGGAGTGCGCCACGGCCGAGTTGGGCCGGCTCGCCGCCGGACGGCCCGCGCCGGTCACCACCTGCCCGGCGCAGCGTCTCGGCGTACCCGACCGGTCCGCCCTGGTCGCCGCCGTCCGGTTCATCGCCGGCCGGGCCGTCGACACGATCACCGTCATCGGCGACGAGTCGCCCCGCTCCCGCGAGGCGACCGCGGCGGTGACGGCCGAGGCCGGGCGGCAGGGCATCACCGTCTCACCCACCGGTCGGGGCCCGCTGGTGATCGTCGCCGGCTGGGACCTGGCCCGGCGTACGCTCGCCGACGTGTCAGCGGGACGGCGGACCGCCCCGTTCGGGGCCTACCTCGCGCCGTGGCTGCTGCACGGGCCGGTGCTCGACCAGCCCGTCGGGCAGGTGCTGGCGCTGGCGTTCGGCCCGATCGAACCGGGCCCGCAGCGATACCTCGGCGCACTCGGGGCGCTCGCCCCCGGCGTCCCGCCCAGCGCGGGCGGCTACCAGGCATACCTGGAGGCGACCGGCGGGCACCTCACCGGTCCGGTACGCCTCTACGCGGCGGCCCGGCTGACCGTGCCGGGCAGCATGCCCGGCCACGCGGGGCACCACGGCACCGCCTGGCTGCCCGGCGGCACGGTCACCCCGGTCACCAGGGGCCTGGACGCCGGCTGATCCCGTCCGGTTCCGGCCCCGGCCGTTCTCGCTCGCGGTCGGGCCCGGTTCCGCTCCCGGTGCGCCCGAGTGCGGTCGCCCGTGACCCGGGCCGGTCCGTTTCGCTCGCCGGTGGTTCCGCATCCCGGGAGCGGCCGACCCCCTGCCGACCCCGCACCGGTCCCGGGCTCAGCCCCGCATCGGCCCCGGGGCAGCCCTCGGCCCACTGCCGTCCCGGCGACGAGCCGCACTCGGGACGGACGGCACGGCGCCGCCGACGAGCCGGGACGGCGGCCGGCACGGCGCCGCCGCCGTGCCCGGACCGGGCACGGCGGCGGCGCGGTCGGTGTCAGGGACGGCCGCCCCGGATGTCCTCGTCGGCCACCGCGAAGAGCACCCCGTGCGGCCGGGCGTCGCCGTACGCCCCGTGCGGCCACACCTGACGGTTGAAGTTGACGCACTCGGCGCCGGTGTTCTCGTCCCGGAACGACGGGTCGAGGGAGAGGTGGCCCGAGCGGGCCACGTCGACCATGCAGACCCGGTGGTCACCGTCGCCACCCAGCCGGGCCAGGAAGTAGTTGGCGGTGGCGATCCGCTCGACCTTGCCGGTCTCCCGGTAGACGCCGCGCCGTCCGCTCTGCGCGAACGTGTCCATCGCGGCCCAGTGCGGGCCACCGTTGGTGACGTCGCGGATGGGCAGCACGTCGACCAGGGCCGGGCAGTCCGCCTCGGCGCCGCCCCCGGTGATCTCCGGCGTGGTGTCGATCCGGCAGCGCGGGTCCTTCCCCGCGGCCATCAGTCTGCCGACGTCCAGGACGTAGACCATGCCGCTGGTGATGTCCCGGTCTCCGCCGAGCTGCACGCCCATCACGGTGTGGAAGAGGAACCGGTCGTCCGGGCTGAGCTGCAACCAGCTGCCGCCGTCACCGGCGCCGCTGAGCAGGCCGCTGGTGTCGAAGCGACGGTAGGCGGTGGTGTCGTCGAAGACCTCCCGCCAGGCGGGCGTCCGGGCGGTGATGTCCGGGGTGTAGAACACCGCGCCACCCCACATCGTGGAGGCGAAGGCGCCCCGGTTCCGGCGCTGGTTGGCGACCGCCGTCTCCATGAAGAGCTTCTCCTCCTCGAAGACGGGAAGCTGTTCCTCGCGGGGGCCGGTCGGCATGTGGGTCACCGACACCAGGCGCGGGTCGTTGCGCTTGGAGATGTCGAAGATCCGCACGGTGTTGCGGATGAGGTACGGGTCGAACTCCCCGTCGGGCTTGTCGAGGTAGTTGCGAATCTCCGCGAAGTCGCTGACCACCATCCGGTTCAGGTCCTCCCGGACCGCGATGCCGTGCGGGTTGGCGCAGGTCGCCTTCGGCAGGGCGGGGCGGTTGGGGCACCACGCGGTGCTCTCCCCGGCCGCCGCCATCGCCGGCGCCTCGCTCAGGGTCCGGCCGTCGGGGCCGATCCGGACGATCTCGCCGGGCGAGCCGGCGTACCCGTTGCCGACGCGCACCTGGCCGTTGGTGTAGCGGCACGGCCCGGTGATGTCCGGTCCGCCCATGTACGTGCCGTACGCGGTGCCGTCCTTGAGCACCGCGTAGGCGTCGGGAACCGACCCGCACGGGGTGTCCCCGGCGGTGTTGACCCCGGACAGCCGCACCTCCGGCAGCCGGGCCACGTCGAAGACGTACGTGGTGTCGGAGAGGATGCCGCCCGCGTAGACCTTGTCGCCCTTGTGCCAGGCGTACTGGAGGTGGTGCGGCTCGTTGGCGCGCAGCGGGTCGAGGGTGGCGGTGTTGACCACCCGCCCGTAGCTCGGTGAGCCCTTGGTGGCGTCGACGACGGCCAGGAAGTCGGGCCCCTGCCCCTCCGGGCCGGTGGCGGCGGCGTGGTGGCCGGACCCGGTGGCGGCGGCGCTCCCGGTGGCGTCCGGTCCGGTGTCACCGGCCCAGACCAGCAGCCACTTCCGCCGGACCGGGCTGCGGCGGGCGTCGCGGGTCAGGTGGTTGGTGACCGTGTACGTGCGACCGTCGTTCGCCCGCACGCTCGACGTGGTGACGGTGACCGGCCCGACCGCGGGGGCGCCGAGCCCTCCGGCCGCCCCGGTGAGCGCGTCGGTGGTGAGCACGAGCAGCACACTGAGGACGCCGGCGGCGAGGCGGCGGCGGGACGGATGAGGGGTTGGAGACACGGGTCCTCCCACGGTCGGGGGCGGGGTGGGCGGACGCGGC
The genomic region above belongs to Micromonospora sp. WMMD1128 and contains:
- a CDS encoding selenium-binding protein SBP56-related protein, which translates into the protein MAAVLTIAAVVLALSDQPRVQAAPVDLLTSSVVGTDGRTYTATNHLVREARPSRHHTPKEWLLAWAGDETPSGSAASATSTGAHHAAVGTTGDPDFLAVIDVTKGSPDYGKVVNTVTMSPVTGNEPHHLQYIWHKGQRLFAHGIFSDITYVLDASRLPQIKLVGINLSADTPCGSLPDASWVLDDGTAYVSYMGGPDVAGPCRYPNGEVRNGNGFGGTPGEVVRIGPDGRTLAEIPADRPEGDSTGTCGSKPQVTPATCANPHGIQVREDLDLMVVSDFAEARNYLDPTSEVVDPYLLRDTIRTFDIKNRNAPRLRSVSHLPEGPRVDQLPAFSEPRMVMENAVTHKRRHKGVFASTMAGGAIFYTPDITVKNPQWREIFDDTTAYRAFDTTGLLTGSNSGGSWLQVSLDDRFLFHAVMGSDPRQPRDVNSGMLYVLDIQKLLAAGRDVRCKIDTVAEVSTGGVEPDCPALMGVVPLRDAVSPLVGVGPHWGAVDNFGPTPGRGGKLREQERIDRVATSNYFVGQSGIDGDHRVCLIDIARNGRPTLDSTFRDEYSDLPCVSFNRAQWPHGATGNARPHGVLFVVADADLH